One genomic region from Listeria monocytogenes encodes:
- a CDS encoding GntR family transcriptional regulator, translating into MKKLLYQKVYDQLKLSIQEGKIPVGSKMPAENELMAQFDVSSITLKKALELLKKDGYISRRPRVGTFVINASPVSEQIETRMFDKPLFGCIMTNFDDTFGTTLLSGMLEHSDSKAHIIVKKSLGDTEREEEILQEFIEMNVAGILILPASSKFVSPTLLELASQKFPLVVIDRTLEGLPISSISSDNTEAGRIITEKLFELGHKHIGMITSTSPVSTLDSRVNGFIRGHASFHTAFHSDYVFREIESVMPNSTVSIQTDIDKIAHFLNTHSEITALVATEYNIALLIKQACNKLGKSIPADLSVVCFDHPDNFFDNSAFQFTHIKQAQYEIGVNAVDMLLNQVLKPDTINKETLPPMLIEGDSVKMLKSTSK; encoded by the coding sequence ATGAAAAAACTACTATATCAAAAAGTCTATGATCAGCTTAAACTGTCGATTCAAGAAGGTAAGATTCCTGTTGGCAGCAAAATGCCTGCAGAAAATGAATTGATGGCTCAATTTGATGTGAGCAGTATTACGTTAAAAAAGGCGCTAGAATTATTAAAGAAAGATGGTTATATTTCAAGACGCCCTCGGGTTGGTACTTTTGTAATTAATGCTTCGCCAGTTAGCGAACAAATAGAAACTAGAATGTTTGATAAACCCCTTTTTGGTTGTATTATGACAAATTTTGACGATACTTTTGGTACTACTTTATTATCTGGGATGTTAGAGCACAGTGACTCTAAAGCTCATATTATTGTAAAAAAATCACTTGGCGATACAGAGCGAGAAGAAGAAATTTTGCAAGAGTTTATTGAAATGAATGTTGCTGGGATACTAATTTTACCTGCTAGTTCGAAGTTTGTTTCACCGACCTTACTAGAACTTGCTTCTCAAAAGTTTCCTTTAGTTGTCATAGATCGTACATTAGAAGGCTTACCAATATCTTCTATTAGTTCAGATAATACAGAAGCTGGTCGAATTATTACAGAAAAATTATTTGAACTTGGGCATAAGCACATTGGAATGATAACATCTACTAGTCCAGTCTCTACGCTTGATAGTCGAGTAAACGGATTTATTCGAGGGCATGCATCTTTTCACACAGCTTTTCACTCTGATTATGTTTTTCGTGAAATTGAATCAGTAATGCCAAATTCAACCGTTTCCATCCAAACAGATATTGATAAAATTGCACATTTTTTGAATACACATTCTGAAATCACGGCACTTGTAGCAACTGAATACAATATTGCTCTTTTGATAAAACAAGCATGCAACAAGTTAGGAAAATCCATTCCTGCTGATTTATCCGTTGTTTGTTTTGATCATCCAGATAATTTTTTTGATAACTCTGCCTTCCAGTTTACACATATTAAACAAGCCCAATACGAAATAGGCGTGAACGCAGTTGACATGCTTTTAAATCAAGTGCTAAAACCAGATACTATAAACAAAGAAACTCTACCTCCAATGCTTATAGAAGGAGATTCAGTCAAAATGCTAAAAAGCACCTCCAAGTAG